A stretch of Nitrospirota bacterium DNA encodes these proteins:
- a CDS encoding peroxidase — protein sequence MSWIKTVPDNEADGLLAEIYEQTRAKFGHVINLVKIQSLNAEAIAIGRKFYRHLMDKPGGLSRLQRVLIATVVSKLNGCYY from the coding sequence ATGAGTTGGATCAAAACAGTTCCTGACAACGAGGCCGACGGGTTATTGGCTGAGATCTACGAGCAGACCCGCGCGAAATTCGGACATGTGATCAATCTTGTAAAGATTCAGAGCCTCAACGCTGAGGCCATAGCAATAGGGCGGAAGTTTTACCGTCACCTGATGGACAAGCCCGGAGGATTGAGCAGGCTGCAGCGCGTGCTTATCGCAACCGTGGTCTCAAAGCTCAACGGCTGTTATTATTGA
- a CDS encoding endonuclease MutS2: protein MDEQTLRVLEFDKVLEMAAAFAVTVPGRVVVRKISPLKKAEDIRRQIDLVSECRRFLSEGRAMGIEHFDDLSPLFQRVRPADAMLEPVEIRAFLPLLYSSFNLKILSEDPSCPGLGEIVSLLATHPHIRKAIEGAIDLEGKIRDSASPELSHIRKGLKSCEIKIKNTLEGILKQKEMETYLQDFYVTERNKRWVIPVKRDFKSNVPGVVHDISNTGETVFVEPYPVQQLGNELESLRAEEKLEEYRILRSLASLIRAHLHEIESDYRIVAQVDSLQAMAVFSGQMDMSPPEINEKGYMNIIRGQHPLLWKRLKKENREGALVPLDIDLGRGHSCMVITGSNAGGKTVSLKTIGVLNLMALSGMHIPAGSGTTVPLLNNVLADIGDEQSIEQNLSTFSAHIKRISEIIRQSSARTLIVIDELGTGTDPEQGGALSCAVLRKMKQLGALILVSTHLGMLKAFAHSEPGMINSAMEMEEVTVNGVSTYRPTYKLIIGEPGTSHAFEIAESLGLNADVISEARDFVKDEGGRIEPLITELKHKTRELDNRLKETEGLKQEAERLRSNLKEEITRLKAAEKETMAKALSESEEVIRQAKKEARDIIDILKRASLSEARELAKGLDKKLEEVITIRKQFAPEKINLLKEVKEGQRAFVITLKKHGIIQSVNEKTQKCRVLIEGKEFTVSMKDLSSPVTDIAEKQSPARKGERPFAPAETGDANIPHEIKVIGQRVDPALSLIERFLNDASMAGMTQVKIIHGIGTGILARAIRDYLKDHPLVESFRKGNEDEGGEAVTVVVL from the coding sequence ATGGATGAACAAACTCTCCGCGTGCTTGAATTCGACAAGGTCCTTGAAATGGCCGCGGCCTTTGCCGTCACGGTCCCGGGGAGGGTTGTGGTCCGGAAAATCAGCCCACTCAAAAAGGCCGAAGATATAAGGCGGCAGATCGACCTTGTTTCAGAGTGCCGGAGATTTCTGTCCGAGGGACGGGCCATGGGCATAGAGCATTTTGATGACCTGTCCCCGCTGTTTCAGAGGGTCAGGCCCGCGGATGCCATGCTTGAGCCTGTGGAGATAAGGGCCTTTCTTCCCCTTCTCTATTCCTCATTCAATCTTAAGATACTGAGCGAAGACCCCTCATGTCCCGGCCTGGGCGAGATAGTTTCTCTTCTTGCCACTCACCCGCATATCAGGAAGGCGATAGAAGGCGCGATCGACCTTGAAGGGAAGATACGCGATAGCGCATCGCCGGAACTCTCTCATATAAGAAAAGGGCTCAAGTCCTGCGAGATCAAGATCAAAAACACACTTGAGGGTATTCTGAAGCAGAAGGAAATGGAAACTTATCTGCAGGATTTTTATGTGACCGAGAGGAACAAGAGATGGGTCATCCCTGTGAAACGTGATTTCAAAAGCAATGTCCCGGGGGTTGTGCACGACATTTCAAACACAGGCGAGACGGTCTTTGTGGAGCCGTACCCTGTCCAGCAGCTTGGCAATGAGCTTGAATCTCTAAGGGCCGAGGAGAAGCTTGAGGAGTACAGGATCCTCAGGAGCCTTGCGTCTCTTATAAGAGCACACCTTCATGAAATTGAAAGCGACTATCGCATTGTCGCGCAGGTTGACTCCCTTCAGGCCATGGCGGTATTTTCAGGGCAGATGGACATGTCCCCGCCAGAAATAAATGAGAAGGGTTATATGAATATCATCAGGGGACAGCACCCTCTTCTGTGGAAGAGATTGAAAAAGGAAAACCGCGAAGGCGCCCTTGTGCCGCTTGATATTGACCTGGGCAGAGGGCATTCATGCATGGTCATTACCGGCTCGAACGCGGGCGGCAAGACAGTGTCCCTCAAGACCATCGGTGTGCTGAACCTCATGGCGCTTTCAGGGATGCACATTCCCGCAGGCTCGGGCACAACAGTGCCTTTACTGAATAATGTCCTTGCAGACATCGGCGATGAACAATCCATCGAGCAGAACCTCTCTACATTCTCCGCGCACATCAAACGCATCTCGGAGATCATCAGGCAAAGCAGCGCCCGGACGCTGATCGTCATTGATGAGCTCGGAACAGGCACAGACCCTGAGCAGGGAGGGGCCCTGTCATGCGCGGTTTTAAGAAAAATGAAACAGCTCGGCGCGCTCATTCTTGTGTCCACGCATCTTGGGATGCTAAAGGCCTTTGCCCATTCCGAACCGGGGATGATAAACAGCGCGATGGAGATGGAGGAAGTTACCGTCAACGGAGTTTCAACCTACAGACCTACTTATAAACTTATCATCGGCGAGCCCGGCACTTCACACGCCTTTGAGATTGCGGAATCGCTTGGACTCAATGCGGACGTCATCAGTGAGGCGAGGGACTTTGTAAAGGATGAAGGCGGGCGGATCGAGCCGCTTATCACGGAGCTGAAACACAAGACAAGAGAACTCGATAACAGGCTGAAAGAGACTGAGGGACTGAAGCAGGAGGCTGAGCGTCTGCGGTCCAATCTGAAAGAAGAGATTACGCGGCTCAAGGCAGCGGAAAAAGAGACGATGGCAAAGGCCCTTAGTGAATCTGAAGAAGTTATCAGGCAGGCAAAAAAAGAGGCGCGGGACATTATCGACATCCTGAAACGGGCAAGCCTCTCAGAGGCCAGAGAGCTCGCAAAGGGACTCGATAAAAAGCTTGAGGAAGTTATAACCATCCGGAAACAGTTTGCACCCGAAAAGATTAATCTTCTGAAGGAAGTGAAGGAAGGACAGCGCGCATTCGTGATCACTCTTAAAAAACATGGCATCATTCAATCAGTAAATGAAAAGACACAGAAATGCCGCGTGCTGATCGAGGGAAAAGAGTTTACGGTTTCGATGAAGGACCTCTCATCGCCGGTTACGGATATAGCAGAGAAACAATCGCCTGCCCGTAAGGGCGAACGGCCGTTCGCCCCTGCGGAGACCGGCGATGCTAATATTCCGCATGAAATAAAAGTCATCGGCCAGCGCGTGGACCCCGCGCTTTCACTCATCGAGCGTTTTCTCAATGATGCTTCAATGGCGGGAATGACGCAGGTGAAAATTATTCACGGGATCGGCACAGGCATCCTCGCCCGCGCGATACGTGATTATCTCAAAGACCATCCGCTTGTCGAGAGTTTCAGGAAAGGAAATGAAGACGAAGGCGGCGAGGCCGTGACTGTTGTGGTGCTGTAA